The following are encoded in a window of Lacinutrix sp. WUR7 genomic DNA:
- a CDS encoding nuclear transport factor 2 family protein produces MKQLCVFLLVITISSCCVKVKGKLVVSASEIKKEINTNLDAWHKAAANANFDAYFNLMTKDGVFIGTDASENWQKEAFKTFSKPYFDQGKAWSFTAIERNIYLSDDKNLVWFDELLDTQMKICRGSGVMKLEDNTWKIAHYVLSIAIPNENVNEVIAIKKDWDNVYTKKLLEKATN; encoded by the coding sequence ATGAAACAACTGTGCGTATTCCTTTTAGTAATAACAATTAGTTCTTGTTGTGTAAAAGTTAAAGGGAAACTGGTAGTTTCTGCTTCAGAAATTAAAAAAGAAATTAATACCAATTTAGACGCTTGGCATAAAGCTGCTGCTAATGCCAATTTTGATGCGTATTTTAATTTAATGACTAAGGATGGTGTTTTTATAGGTACAGATGCTTCTGAAAACTGGCAAAAAGAAGCTTTTAAAACTTTTTCAAAACCTTATTTTGATCAAGGCAAAGCATGGAGTTTTACAGCAATAGAAAGAAATATTTATCTGTCTGATGACAAAAACCTTGTTTGGTTTGACGAATTACTAGACACACAGATGAAGATTTGTAGAGGATCTGGCGTTATGAAATTGGAAGATAATACATGGAAAATTGCACACTATGTTTTATCTATTGCCATACCTAATGAAAATGTAAATGAAGTAATTGCTATTAAGAAAGATTGGGATAATGTGTACACTAAAAAATTATTAGAGAAAGCTACCAATTAG
- a CDS encoding M13 family metallopeptidase yields MKTNFKKLSLLSAVAFIGLVSCKEEAKKEVAVVETTPGINLDYMDTSISASEDFFKHVNGKWLENNEIPDDQSTWGSFQELRKKTDEDALAILKSAISNNQDLGNIQVLPGSDQEKAVFYYQTIMDTISRNKAGIDPIKPYLAKIEAIKNVDDLQAFMIEMEPKGGAGLYGFGVGSDPKDSNRNVAYLGGGSTGLPDRDYYVKEDADSKEKREKYVAHITRMFQYLGDSEADANAQADQILAFETRLEEAKMDKVDRRDARKRYNPRSISDVQKMVPAVNWKNFLSGIGVKELDTVIIGDLGYFNRLQEVLADANVSDWKAYLKWDTFRGAAGYLSTDIETANWEFYGKELNGAKAQRARDERALGSLNGTIGEALGKLYVDKKFPPEAKVKAEKMIKNVILAFEHRINKLEWMSPETKEKAIEKLQATKVKIAYPDVWKDYSALEVNSVEDGGTYLQNSLNASAWNFKKSIDKLGKPVDKSEWYMAPQVVNAYFNPAYNEIVFPAAILQAPFYNFTADDAVNYGGIGAVIGHEISHSFDDSGSRYDKDGNLNNWWTDEDLKQFEGLGKALADQYSAIEVLPETNINGEFTLGENIGDLGGVLAAYDALQMSFEGNRPADIDGYTAEQRFFMSWATVWRTKMREDALKTRIKTDPHSPGMNRAVQPLLNVDAFYEAFGIQEGDKMYIAPEDRVRIW; encoded by the coding sequence ATGAAAACCAACTTTAAAAAACTATCACTACTTAGTGCAGTCGCTTTTATAGGTTTAGTATCTTGTAAAGAAGAGGCTAAAAAGGAAGTAGCAGTAGTAGAAACAACTCCAGGAATCAATTTAGATTATATGGATACTAGCATATCTGCTAGCGAAGATTTCTTTAAACACGTTAACGGAAAATGGCTAGAAAACAACGAAATCCCAGACGACCAATCCACTTGGGGAAGTTTCCAAGAACTACGTAAAAAAACAGATGAAGATGCTTTGGCTATTTTAAAATCTGCAATTTCTAACAATCAAGACTTAGGAAATATTCAAGTACTTCCTGGTTCTGATCAAGAAAAAGCAGTGTTTTATTACCAAACCATAATGGATACTATTAGCAGAAATAAAGCAGGTATTGATCCAATAAAACCATATTTAGCAAAAATTGAAGCAATTAAGAATGTAGATGACTTACAAGCTTTCATGATTGAAATGGAACCAAAAGGAGGAGCTGGTTTATATGGGTTTGGTGTTGGTAGTGACCCGAAAGATAGTAACAGAAATGTTGCCTATTTAGGAGGGGGAAGTACTGGATTACCAGATAGAGATTACTATGTAAAAGAGGATGCAGATTCTAAAGAAAAGAGAGAAAAGTATGTAGCACATATTACTAGAATGTTTCAATATTTAGGAGATAGCGAAGCGGATGCAAATGCACAAGCAGACCAGATTTTAGCTTTCGAAACTAGATTAGAAGAAGCTAAAATGGATAAAGTAGATCGTCGTGATGCACGTAAACGTTACAACCCTCGTTCTATTTCTGATGTTCAAAAAATGGTTCCTGCAGTAAACTGGAAAAACTTTTTATCTGGTATTGGTGTAAAAGAATTAGATACCGTAATTATTGGCGACTTAGGATACTTTAATAGATTACAAGAAGTATTAGCAGATGCTAATGTTAGTGATTGGAAAGCATATTTAAAATGGGATACTTTTAGAGGAGCAGCTGGATACTTAAGTACAGATATAGAAACTGCTAATTGGGAGTTTTACGGAAAAGAACTTAATGGAGCTAAAGCACAAAGAGCAAGAGATGAACGTGCTTTAGGATCTTTAAATGGAACAATTGGTGAAGCTTTAGGGAAATTATATGTAGATAAAAAATTCCCACCAGAAGCGAAAGTGAAAGCAGAAAAAATGATTAAAAACGTAATTTTAGCTTTCGAACACAGAATTAATAAACTGGAATGGATGAGTCCAGAAACAAAGGAAAAAGCGATTGAAAAACTTCAAGCAACGAAAGTGAAAATTGCATATCCAGATGTATGGAAAGATTATTCTGCATTAGAGGTTAATAGTGTAGAAGATGGTGGTACTTATCTTCAAAATTCTTTAAATGCTAGTGCATGGAACTTTAAGAAAAGTATTGATAAATTAGGGAAGCCAGTAGATAAAAGTGAATGGTATATGGCGCCACAAGTGGTGAATGCATATTTTAATCCTGCATACAACGAAATTGTTTTTCCTGCGGCTATTTTACAAGCCCCTTTTTATAACTTTACTGCAGATGATGCTGTGAATTATGGTGGAATTGGAGCTGTTATTGGTCATGAAATTTCGCATAGTTTTGATGATTCTGGTTCTAGATATGATAAAGATGGAAACTTGAATAACTGGTGGACAGACGAAGATTTAAAACAATTTGAAGGATTAGGAAAAGCATTAGCAGATCAATATAGTGCTATTGAAGTGTTACCAGAAACCAACATTAATGGTGAATTTACTTTAGGAGAAAACATTGGTGATTTAGGTGGTGTTCTTGCAGCTTATGATGCTTTACAAATGAGTTTTGAAGGAAACAGACCAGCAGATATTGATGGTTATACCGCAGAACAACGTTTCTTTATGTCTTGGGCAACCGTTTGGAGAACAAAAATGCGTGAAGATGCTTTAAAAACTAGAATTAAAACAGATCCACATTCTCCAGGAATGAATAGAGCAGTACAACCTTTATTAAATGTAGATGCTTTTTATGAAGCGTTTGGAATTCAAGAAGGAGATAAAATGTATATCGCTCCAGAAGATAGAGTTAGAATCTGGTAA
- a CDS encoding M28 family peptidase: protein MFKKIIAILIICLAIYCSFDALLPNTISTIDAPETSFSTQRALIQLKEISKKPHFLGNQAHQEVRDYIVKELEKLGLETQIQEDYSMSQWGNLSKPKNILARIKGSDNSKALLLLSHYDSNPHSSFGASDAGSGVVTILEGVRAFLAENKTPKNDIIILISDGEELGLNGADIFVNKHPWSKDVGLVLNFEARGSGGPSYMLIETNQGNANLMKAFVKANPEYPVANSLAYSIYKMLPNDTDLTRFRADKDIDGFNFAFIDDHFDYHTALDTYERLDRNTLEHQGSYLMPLLHHFSNANLNNVKSTEDYIYFNVPLFKTIIYPFSWIWPMLIIALIGFIALLIYGFKKKSLNIKDILKGFIPFSISLVVGGLFTFFGWETLKFLYPQYQEMLHGFTYNGHTYIAAFTCLTLAICFYSYHVFKGSKKTVNLLIAPIVFWLLICVIVALKLEGASFFIIPVYFGLLSLFLMIRQQKPSLILLALLAIPVLFIISPLVKMFPVGLGLKILFASAIFVVLIFGLLVSVFGFLKHKKRWSYLFLVFGIGFLITAHFQSKFTKDTPKPNSLLYVLDTNENTALWATYDDILDTWTESFLTNNPDRATALSKNTIGSKYKSSFTFTKNAAVKDIAIPKIEISHDTIINGERKVAICVTSRRNAARFEIFSDSTNVFNSFIINGVSAKKDEATGTVFKERLNNRLFSYYVADNEPLDMIFTIPVSQKTSIQVYEATYDLLKNEAFTISPREENMIPKPFILNDAVVTKTKITLNN from the coding sequence ATGTTTAAAAAAATTATTGCAATCCTTATTATTTGCCTAGCTATCTATTGTAGTTTTGATGCTTTACTGCCAAATACCATTTCGACAATAGATGCACCTGAAACTTCTTTTTCTACCCAACGTGCATTAATTCAACTGAAAGAAATTTCTAAAAAACCTCATTTCCTTGGTAACCAAGCACATCAAGAGGTTAGAGATTATATTGTAAAAGAGCTTGAAAAGCTTGGTTTAGAAACCCAAATACAAGAGGATTATTCCATGAGTCAATGGGGAAATCTATCGAAGCCTAAAAACATTTTAGCAAGAATAAAAGGAAGTGACAACAGTAAAGCTTTACTCCTTCTTTCGCATTATGACAGCAATCCGCATTCCTCCTTTGGAGCTAGTGATGCTGGTTCTGGAGTGGTAACTATTTTAGAAGGTGTTCGCGCTTTTTTAGCGGAAAATAAAACACCTAAAAACGACATTATTATTCTAATTTCTGATGGTGAAGAACTAGGATTAAATGGTGCAGATATTTTTGTAAACAAGCATCCTTGGTCTAAAGATGTTGGTTTGGTTTTAAATTTTGAAGCTCGAGGTTCTGGCGGACCAAGTTATATGCTTATTGAAACCAACCAAGGAAATGCGAACCTTATGAAAGCCTTTGTAAAGGCGAACCCAGAATACCCTGTAGCAAACTCTTTAGCATATAGTATTTATAAAATGCTTCCTAATGATACAGATTTAACGCGTTTTAGAGCAGATAAAGATATTGATGGTTTTAATTTTGCTTTTATTGATGACCATTTTGATTACCATACCGCTTTAGACACCTATGAAAGATTAGATAGAAATACTTTAGAACATCAAGGTTCTTACCTCATGCCACTACTCCATCATTTTAGTAATGCCAACCTCAACAATGTAAAAAGTACCGAGGATTATATTTACTTTAATGTTCCATTATTTAAAACGATTATCTATCCTTTTTCATGGATTTGGCCCATGTTAATTATAGCACTTATTGGTTTTATTGCTTTACTTATTTACGGATTTAAAAAGAAATCGTTAAACATAAAAGACATATTAAAAGGATTTATTCCATTTTCTATAAGTCTTGTCGTTGGTGGTTTATTTACCTTTTTCGGGTGGGAAACTTTAAAATTTCTGTATCCGCAGTATCAAGAAATGCTTCATGGCTTTACCTATAATGGTCATACTTACATTGCAGCATTCACCTGTTTAACATTAGCGATCTGTTTTTATAGTTATCATGTATTTAAAGGCTCCAAAAAAACCGTGAACCTACTCATTGCACCAATAGTTTTCTGGTTGCTTATTTGTGTTATTGTTGCTTTAAAACTAGAAGGTGCTAGCTTTTTTATTATTCCGGTTTACTTTGGTTTATTAAGTTTATTTTTAATGATAAGACAGCAAAAACCGAGTTTAATTCTATTAGCTTTATTAGCGATTCCAGTGTTGTTTATCATCTCACCTCTTGTAAAAATGTTTCCGGTTGGTTTGGGTTTAAAAATCTTATTTGCTTCCGCCATATTTGTAGTATTGATTTTTGGGTTATTAGTTTCCGTTTTCGGATTTTTAAAACATAAAAAACGTTGGTCTTATTTGTTTTTAGTCTTCGGAATTGGTTTTCTTATAACGGCACATTTTCAATCTAAATTCACCAAAGACACACCAAAACCAAACAGTCTTTTATATGTTTTAGACACCAATGAAAATACTGCGCTTTGGGCAACCTATGATGATATATTAGACACTTGGACCGAAAGTTTTTTAACCAACAATCCCGATCGTGCTACAGCGCTTTCTAAAAACACCATTGGTAGTAAGTATAAGTCTAGTTTTACGTTTACAAAAAATGCCGCAGTAAAAGATATTGCCATACCTAAGATTGAAATATCACACGATACGATTATTAATGGAGAACGTAAAGTTGCTATTTGTGTAACCTCGCGAAGAAATGCTGCACGTTTTGAAATATTTTCAGATAGTACTAATGTTTTTAATTCTTTTATAATCAATGGCGTTTCTGCTAAAAAAGACGAAGCCACTGGAACCGTTTTTAAGGAAAGATTAAACAATCGTTTGTTTAGTTATTACGTAGCAGACAACGAACCTTTAGACATGATTTTCACCATTCCTGTTTCGCAAAAAACAAGCATACAAGTGTATGAAGCTACTTATGATTTATTAAAAAACGAAGCTTTTACTATTTCACCAAGAGAAGAAAATATGATTCCGAAACCATTTATTTTAAACGATGCTGTAGTTACTAAAACAAAGATTACACTAAACAATTAG
- a CDS encoding CBS domain-containing protein has protein sequence MGIKSFQGARKQQNAVDQTQLRVSDYMTKNLITFRPEQSVDEVIEALITNKISGGPVVNANNELVGIISEGDCLKQISESRYYNMPMAQDNVEKRMVKNVDTMDGNMNIFDAANMFLESKHRRFPILENGKLVGQISQKDILKAALQLKGHTWK, from the coding sequence ATGGGTATTAAAAGTTTTCAAGGAGCAAGGAAGCAGCAGAACGCTGTAGACCAAACGCAATTAAGAGTAAGTGATTATATGACCAAGAATTTAATCACTTTTAGACCAGAGCAATCTGTGGATGAAGTTATAGAAGCTCTTATTACCAATAAAATTTCTGGAGGACCAGTTGTAAATGCAAACAATGAATTGGTTGGCATTATAAGTGAAGGAGATTGTTTAAAGCAAATTAGCGAAAGTAGATATTATAATATGCCAATGGCACAAGACAATGTAGAGAAACGCATGGTTAAAAATGTGGATACTATGGATGGTAATATGAATATTTTTGATGCTGCCAATATGTTTTTAGAATCTAAACATAGACGTTTCCCAATATTAGAAAATGGTAAATTAGTAGGGCAAATTAGCCAAAAGGATATTCTTAAAGCTGCTTTGCAATTAAAAGGACATACCTGGAAGTAA
- a CDS encoding GNAT family N-acetyltransferase, with translation MKFHIETERLLLRELRLTDLEGMFALDSDPDVHKYLGNKPVKSINESKKILESVLTQYKERGIGRFAVIEKSTGDFVGWSGLRLNTEYNMNGFTEYYDVGYRLIKRFWGKGYATESGKASVDYAFNVLKLPEIYATTEIGNEASHNALIKIGLHYVEDFYFEQEQMNLRWYKLENK, from the coding sequence ATGAAATTCCATATCGAAACAGAAAGACTTCTTTTAAGAGAGCTTAGGTTAACAGACCTTGAAGGAATGTTTGCTTTAGATTCAGATCCAGATGTGCATAAATATTTAGGTAATAAACCCGTAAAATCTATAAATGAATCTAAAAAAATACTAGAAAGTGTATTAACGCAATACAAAGAAAGAGGTATTGGTAGATTTGCTGTTATAGAAAAAAGCACAGGAGATTTTGTTGGCTGGTCTGGTTTGCGTTTAAACACAGAATACAACATGAATGGTTTTACCGAATATTATGATGTTGGTTACCGACTTATAAAACGTTTTTGGGGAAAAGGATATGCAACAGAATCTGGAAAAGCATCGGTAGATTATGCTTTTAATGTTTTAAAACTTCCTGAAATTTATGCTACCACAGAAATTGGAAATGAAGCTTCACATAATGCATTAATAAAAATAGGATTACATTATGTGGAAGATTTTTATTTTGAACAAGAGCAAATGAACTTACGTTGGTATAAACTAGAAAACAAATAA
- a CDS encoding DUF6265 family protein translates to MKHFASVFAILFFIAINCSAQENTLKFIDGSTSPSATLQEASWISGSWKGEAFGGITEEIWSPPLGDSMMFSFKLVADNKVVFYELGGIRQVDDTLIFQLKHFGNDFKGWEEKDETIDAKLVKIEENRIYFDQFTFEKINENEINIYVVVEDNGKAEEIKFTYKRD, encoded by the coding sequence ATGAAACACTTCGCATCCGTTTTCGCAATTCTATTTTTTATTGCAATAAATTGTTCGGCACAAGAAAATACCTTAAAATTTATAGATGGAAGCACATCACCTAGCGCTACTTTGCAAGAGGCTTCTTGGATTTCAGGTTCCTGGAAAGGGGAAGCTTTTGGCGGAATTACCGAAGAAATTTGGAGTCCACCTCTTGGAGATTCCATGATGTTTTCCTTTAAACTTGTTGCTGATAATAAAGTTGTTTTTTATGAACTTGGTGGCATCCGACAAGTAGACGACACCTTAATTTTTCAGCTAAAACATTTTGGAAATGATTTTAAAGGCTGGGAAGAAAAAGACGAAACTATAGACGCTAAACTCGTTAAAATAGAAGAAAATCGTATTTATTTTGACCAGTTCACTTTCGAAAAAATAAACGAAAATGAGATTAATATATACGTCGTTGTAGAAGATAACGGTAAAGCCGAAGAAATAAAATTCACTTATAAAAGAGATTAA
- a CDS encoding single-stranded DNA-binding protein, with protein MNTLRNKVQLIGNLGNDPEIINLETGKMLAKFSIATNESYKNAKGEKITDTQWHNIVAWGKTAEIVEKYVTKGKEIAIEGKLTTRSWEDKEGVKRYTTEVVCNELLMLGK; from the coding sequence ATGAATACGTTAAGAAACAAAGTACAGTTAATTGGAAACTTAGGAAACGATCCAGAAATCATTAATTTAGAAACGGGTAAAATGTTAGCCAAGTTTTCTATAGCAACCAATGAAAGCTATAAAAACGCAAAAGGCGAAAAAATAACAGATACGCAATGGCACAATATTGTAGCTTGGGGTAAAACTGCCGAGATTGTAGAGAAGTATGTTACCAAAGGAAAAGAAATTGCAATAGAAGGGAAGCTTACCACCAGAAGTTGGGAAGATAAAGAAGGTGTAAAGCGTTACACCACAGAAGTGGTTTGTAATGAATTGTTGATGCTAGGAAAATAG
- a CDS encoding DMT family transporter, giving the protein MHKKAIIYMSISALAFALLNVFVKKLGDFNVYQIVFFRSIGSLIFTIPYLIKNKISFLGNKKALLVARGLVGFAGMTLFFMAIKHMSMGSAVSIRYISPIFAALFALLLLKEKIKPIQWFCFGIAFLGVVLLKGFDNQINNIGLTLAVISAIFTGLVPIIIRKIGTKDHPIVIVNYFMIISALIGGLLAINNWKNPIGIEWLLLLSLGVFGYFGQVYMTKALQSSEINQIAPLKYIEVIFTMIIGAIWLQESYSLLSLFAILLIIIGLVLNVMVKQSKR; this is encoded by the coding sequence ATGCACAAAAAAGCTATAATTTATATGTCTATTAGTGCTTTAGCCTTTGCACTATTAAACGTTTTTGTTAAAAAATTAGGCGATTTTAATGTCTATCAAATCGTTTTTTTTAGATCTATTGGCTCCTTAATTTTCACCATTCCTTACCTTATAAAAAACAAAATTTCCTTTCTTGGTAATAAAAAAGCTCTTCTTGTTGCAAGAGGACTTGTTGGTTTTGCTGGTATGACCTTATTTTTCATGGCAATAAAACATATGTCCATGGGATCTGCAGTTTCTATTCGATATATATCACCAATTTTTGCTGCTCTATTTGCTCTTCTTTTACTTAAAGAAAAAATAAAACCTATACAATGGTTCTGTTTTGGTATCGCTTTTTTAGGGGTTGTTCTTTTAAAAGGATTTGATAATCAAATTAACAATATTGGCCTAACGCTTGCTGTAATTTCGGCTATATTTACAGGTCTAGTCCCTATTATAATTCGAAAAATAGGAACAAAGGATCACCCAATAGTTATCGTTAATTATTTTATGATTATATCTGCTCTTATTGGAGGTCTACTAGCAATAAATAACTGGAAAAACCCAATAGGTATAGAATGGTTATTACTACTAAGTCTTGGTGTTTTTGGTTACTTCGGACAAGTATATATGACCAAAGCATTACAAAGCAGTGAAATCAATCAAATAGCACCGTTAAAGTACATTGAAGTCATTTTTACCATGATCATTGGTGCTATATGGTTACAAGAAAGCTATAGCTTACTAAGTTTATTTGCTATTCTTTTAATTATTATAGGATTGGTTTTAAATGTCATGGTAAAACAATCTAAAAGATAA
- a CDS encoding LacI family DNA-binding transcriptional regulator yields MYQSTITLKSISILTGFSVSTVSKALNDKADISTKTRTLIKTIAQKHNYVPNFTALSLRKQQTKTLAIIVPEIADSFYGCIISEIQKFSFKHGYRLLVFQSFSSQKKEEQCLKNINDGSVDAAIMVSNFKQDNSSIFVNNQLPIEYIEISNTTNRKKLKEEVIVSFKASLKRLIS; encoded by the coding sequence ATGTATCAATCTACAATAACACTTAAAAGTATTTCTATTTTAACCGGATTCTCTGTTTCTACAGTTTCGAAGGCTTTAAATGATAAAGCAGACATAAGCACTAAAACGAGAACCTTAATAAAAACGATTGCCCAAAAACACAATTATGTGCCAAACTTTACTGCTTTATCTTTAAGGAAGCAGCAAACGAAAACACTAGCGATAATTGTTCCGGAAATAGCAGATTCTTTTTATGGTTGTATCATTTCAGAAATACAAAAATTTTCTTTTAAACATGGGTATAGACTGCTCGTGTTTCAATCTTTCTCTTCTCAAAAAAAAGAAGAACAATGCTTAAAAAATATAAATGATGGTAGTGTAGATGCTGCCATTATGGTCTCCAATTTCAAACAAGATAATTCTTCCATTTTTGTTAATAACCAATTACCAATTGAGTATATTGAAATTTCTAATACAACAAATAGAAAAAAACTTAAAGAAGAGGTAATTGTCAGTTTTAAAGCATCTCTTAAACGATTAATTAGTTAG
- a CDS encoding bifunctional 4-hydroxy-2-oxoglutarate aldolase/2-dehydro-3-deoxy-phosphogluconate aldolase, translated as MAQYSRIEVATVMQNTGLVPLFYNEDIEVSKKIIKACYDGGARLLEFTSRGDFAFEVFAALNKYVIAELPGMIMGVGSVTDAAAASLYMQLGANFIVTPVLREDIAMVCNRRKVLWSPGCATLTEIVKAEELGCEIVKLFPGNAYDPSYVKAIKGPQPWTSIMPTGGVEPTQESLESWFNAGVTCVGIGSKLIAKTKDGNYDLEKIKTITKTAIDIIQKLKN; from the coding sequence ATGGCACAATACTCAAGAATTGAAGTTGCAACAGTAATGCAAAACACAGGCTTAGTTCCTTTGTTTTATAATGAAGATATAGAAGTAAGCAAAAAAATAATAAAAGCATGTTATGATGGTGGAGCTCGCCTTTTAGAATTCACAAGCCGAGGTGATTTCGCTTTTGAAGTTTTTGCTGCACTTAACAAATACGTAATAGCAGAATTACCTGGAATGATAATGGGGGTTGGCTCGGTTACAGATGCAGCTGCTGCTTCCCTATATATGCAGTTAGGTGCAAACTTTATTGTAACACCTGTTTTAAGAGAAGACATTGCTATGGTATGTAACAGAAGAAAAGTATTATGGTCTCCTGGTTGCGCAACATTAACAGAAATAGTTAAAGCAGAAGAACTTGGTTGTGAAATAGTAAAATTATTTCCTGGAAATGCATATGATCCTAGTTATGTTAAAGCAATAAAAGGACCACAACCTTGGACAAGCATTATGCCAACTGGTGGTGTAGAACCAACTCAAGAAAGCTTAGAATCTTGGTTTAATGCTGGTGTTACTTGCGTAGGAATAGGTTCTAAACTTATTGCCAAAACAAAAGATGGTAATTATGATCTTGAAAAGATTAAAACAATTACAAAAACAGCAATTGATATCATTCAAAAGCTAAAAAACTAA
- a CDS encoding sugar kinase: MSKIVTFGEIMLRLSTERHLRFSQAKKFAASYGGGEFNVAVSLANYGIPAEFVTRLPKNEMGNCALIEMRKFNVESKNVIYGGDRLGIYYLETGAGTRGSNVVYDRANSSMATIEKGSIDWESVLKDATWFHWSGITPAISQSAADECLEAIKVAHKLGITISSDLNYRSKLWQYGKEPNEVMPELLKYSNIILGDIDTAFFMLGKDKANPNYQDEKSLPYLYDQIFKSCPNLHTAATTLRYSVSASHQRIGGILYDGKTIYNADVKEVTPVVDRVGSGDAFMGGLIYGLVNNATNKQKALNIAVAACCLKHTISGDCNLITLDEIEKLLNGDASGKVSR, encoded by the coding sequence ATGAGTAAGATTGTCACATTTGGTGAAATTATGTTAAGACTCTCCACAGAGCGTCATTTAAGATTTTCGCAAGCAAAAAAGTTTGCTGCATCTTATGGTGGTGGAGAATTTAATGTAGCAGTATCCCTAGCAAATTATGGTATTCCTGCCGAATTTGTTACCAGATTACCAAAAAATGAAATGGGAAATTGCGCATTAATAGAGATGCGTAAATTTAATGTAGAGTCTAAAAATGTTATTTATGGCGGAGACAGACTTGGTATCTATTACTTAGAAACTGGTGCTGGAACTCGTGGTAGTAATGTAGTTTATGATAGAGCAAACAGTTCTATGGCAACTATTGAAAAAGGTTCCATAGATTGGGAATCGGTTTTAAAAGATGCTACTTGGTTTCATTGGAGTGGTATTACTCCTGCTATTTCTCAATCTGCTGCAGACGAATGTTTAGAAGCAATTAAAGTAGCACATAAATTAGGGATTACTATTTCTTCCGATTTAAACTATAGATCTAAATTATGGCAATACGGAAAAGAACCAAACGAAGTAATGCCAGAGCTTTTAAAGTATAGTAATATTATTTTAGGAGATATTGATACGGCATTTTTCATGTTAGGAAAAGACAAAGCAAATCCGAACTATCAAGACGAAAAGTCGCTGCCTTATCTATACGATCAAATATTTAAATCATGTCCTAATTTACATACTGCGGCAACAACGCTAAGGTATTCTGTTAGTGCATCACATCAACGAATTGGAGGTATATTATACGATGGTAAAACCATTTACAATGCCGATGTTAAGGAAGTAACTCCTGTTGTAGATAGAGTTGGTAGTGGAGATGCATTTATGGGTGGATTAATTTACGGATTAGTAAACAATGCAACCAATAAACAAAAAGCATTAAATATAGCAGTAGCAGCTTGTTGCTTAAAACATACCATTTCTGGCGATTGTAATTTAATTACACTAGATGAAATTGAAAAATTATTAAATGGTGATGCCTCAGGAAAGGTTTCCAGATAA
- a CDS encoding SDR family NAD(P)-dependent oxidoreductase, producing the protein MSKNTGKVAIVTGATGGIGFAVAERLGKDGYTVILNGIDDKAGAEKLKALTDEGITAEYYGFDVTNEEQVTANITKIGEKYGRIDVLVNNAGGLGGRSRFEEMTTDFYRFVMALNLDSVFFASRAAIPFLKKGEHPSIINYTSNAAWTAGGPGAGIYGTSKAGVNAITRALAKDLAEYGIRVNAVSPGTIDTPFHSQIKATKPEVFASWANNIMLGRLGQPEDVAGVISFLASKDASFITAETIQIGGGQALGI; encoded by the coding sequence ATGAGTAAAAATACAGGTAAAGTAGCAATAGTAACAGGAGCAACAGGAGGTATTGGATTTGCAGTTGCAGAAAGATTAGGTAAAGATGGATATACCGTTATATTAAATGGTATAGATGATAAAGCTGGAGCTGAAAAGCTTAAAGCTCTTACAGACGAAGGAATTACTGCAGAATATTACGGTTTTGATGTTACTAATGAAGAGCAAGTAACTGCTAACATCACTAAAATTGGTGAAAAATATGGTAGAATTGATGTACTTGTAAATAACGCAGGTGGTTTAGGTGGAAGATCTAGATTCGAAGAAATGACAACAGATTTTTACAGATTTGTAATGGCATTAAACTTAGATTCTGTATTTTTTGCTTCAAGAGCAGCGATACCATTTCTTAAAAAAGGAGAACATCCTTCTATAATTAACTATACCTCTAACGCAGCATGGACTGCAGGTGGACCTGGAGCAGGAATCTATGGTACATCTAAAGCAGGAGTTAATGCAATAACTAGAGCATTAGCAAAAGATTTAGCAGAATATGGTATACGAGTGAATGCAGTGTCTCCAGGTACTATTGATACACCATTTCACTCACAAATTAAAGCAACAAAACCAGAAGTTTTTGCTTCTTGGGCTAACAACATTATGTTAGGAAGATTAGGTCAGCCAGAAGATGTAGCTGGAGTAATTTCTTTCTTAGCTAGTAAAGATGCGTCTTTCATAACTGCAGAAACTATCCAAATTGGTGGTGGACAAGCATTAGGAATCTAG